From Flavobacterium alkalisoli, the proteins below share one genomic window:
- the rnr gene encoding ribonuclease R: MSKKRNGKPTVKMEKDFSRKIFKILSKDPNKLFNYKQIAAALELNDTKSRNEIIKELKYLASKEKIEEVERGKYRVISKADYIEGTIDMTSRKTAYFVSTELEDDVFIPTGNLNKALDGDKVKVYIYNRRRGRRPEGEVVEIIERAKTEFVGVIDIQKNFAFVSTANPKMYTDIFVPKNKLGNAENGDVVLVKIEDWPEKADSPFGEVLRVLGRPGEHNTEIHAILAEYGLPYDFPVDVEAYAQKIDTSIKEEEIANRRDMRKVLTFTIDPKDAKDFDDALSFQKLENGNYEVGIHIADVSYYLEEGTLLDEEAYSRATSVYLVDRVVPMLPEVLSNFACSLRPNEEKYTFSAVFELNEKAEVVNQWFGRTAIYSDQRFAYEEAQSVIETKGNTIPADVSLTGEEYQISNDIQEAILKLDDLAKIMRRKRMQHGAISFDKVEVKFNLNEEAEPIGVYFKVAKDANHLIEEFMLLANRKVAEFIGKQKPQKTFVYRIHDEPDEDKLINLQTVISKFGYSINFKSKDAISKSLNNLLAEVQGRKEQNLVDTLAIRTMSKAKYSTENIGHYGLAFDYYSHFTSPIRRYPDVMAHRLLQHYLDGGKSVDEEAYEEKCNHSSNMENLAANAERDSIKYMQVKYMLDHKDEEFLGVISGVTEWGIYVEIVSNKCEGMCRIREIKDDYYTFDEKQYALVGEVTHNLLQLGDEVYVKVKNADLVKKQLDFQFLGKKE; encoded by the coding sequence ATGAGTAAAAAAAGAAACGGAAAACCAACCGTAAAGATGGAAAAAGACTTTTCCAGAAAGATTTTTAAAATACTCTCTAAAGATCCCAATAAGCTATTTAACTACAAGCAGATAGCAGCTGCTCTTGAACTTAACGATACAAAAAGCAGAAACGAGATTATAAAAGAGTTAAAATACCTTGCCTCTAAAGAAAAGATTGAAGAAGTGGAAAGAGGGAAATACAGGGTTATATCTAAAGCCGATTATATTGAAGGAACTATAGATATGACCAGCAGGAAAACTGCCTATTTTGTATCTACAGAACTTGAAGACGATGTTTTTATACCTACCGGTAACCTTAATAAAGCTTTAGACGGAGACAAGGTTAAGGTTTATATCTATAACCGAAGAAGAGGAAGAAGACCTGAAGGAGAGGTAGTTGAAATTATTGAAAGGGCCAAAACAGAATTTGTAGGCGTTATTGATATACAAAAGAACTTTGCTTTTGTAAGTACTGCAAACCCTAAAATGTATACTGATATTTTTGTTCCTAAGAATAAATTAGGCAATGCCGAAAACGGAGATGTTGTACTTGTAAAGATAGAAGACTGGCCTGAAAAGGCAGACAGCCCTTTTGGAGAGGTTTTAAGGGTACTTGGACGCCCTGGTGAGCACAATACCGAGATACACGCTATTTTGGCCGAATACGGGCTTCCTTACGACTTCCCTGTGGATGTCGAGGCCTATGCACAAAAGATAGATACATCAATCAAAGAAGAAGAGATTGCAAACAGGAGGGATATGCGTAAGGTACTTACCTTTACCATAGACCCTAAAGATGCAAAGGATTTTGATGATGCCTTATCGTTCCAAAAGCTTGAAAACGGTAATTATGAAGTAGGTATTCATATCGCCGATGTATCGTACTATCTTGAAGAAGGTACCCTACTGGACGAAGAAGCTTACAGCAGGGCAACCTCTGTTTACCTGGTAGACAGGGTAGTACCTATGCTTCCGGAAGTACTGTCAAACTTTGCCTGTTCACTAAGGCCTAACGAAGAGAAATATACTTTCTCTGCCGTATTTGAGCTTAATGAAAAAGCAGAAGTAGTAAACCAGTGGTTTGGACGTACGGCTATTTATTCCGATCAGCGTTTTGCTTATGAGGAAGCACAAAGTGTTATCGAGACAAAAGGAAATACCATTCCTGCAGATGTTTCATTAACAGGGGAGGAGTACCAGATAAGCAATGATATACAGGAAGCTATATTAAAGCTTGATGACCTGGCTAAGATTATGCGTAGAAAACGTATGCAGCATGGTGCCATTTCTTTTGATAAAGTGGAAGTTAAGTTCAATTTAAATGAAGAGGCAGAACCAATAGGCGTTTACTTTAAAGTAGCTAAAGATGCCAATCATCTTATTGAAGAATTTATGCTTTTAGCTAACCGTAAGGTGGCAGAATTTATAGGAAAGCAAAAACCTCAAAAAACTTTTGTTTACCGTATTCACGATGAACCGGATGAGGATAAGCTTATTAACCTGCAAACTGTAATCTCTAAGTTTGGTTATAGCATCAACTTTAAATCAAAAGATGCTATTTCTAAATCGCTTAATAATTTATTGGCAGAAGTACAGGGAAGAAAAGAACAGAATCTTGTAGATACCTTAGCGATAAGAACTATGAGTAAGGCTAAGTATTCTACCGAAAACATAGGACATTACGGACTTGCATTTGATTATTATTCGCATTTTACATCGCCCATAAGGCGTTATCCGGATGTTATGGCACACAGATTGCTGCAACACTATCTGGATGGAGGCAAATCGGTTGATGAAGAAGCTTATGAGGAAAAATGCAACCATTCGTCTAACATGGAAAACCTGGCTGCCAATGCAGAGCGTGACAGTATTAAATACATGCAGGTTAAGTACATGCTGGATCATAAGGACGAGGAATTCTTAGGTGTGATATCAGGTGTTACCGAATGGGGTATTTATGTGGAGATAGTTTCTAACAAATGTGAAGGTATGTGCCGCATTCGTGAAATTAAAGATGATTATTACACTTTTGATGAAAAGCAATATGCTTTAGTAGGTGAGGTAACCCATAATTTATTACAGCTGGGTGATGAAGTTTATGTAAAAGTGAAAAATGCCGACCTGGTTAAAAAGCAGCTTGATTTTCAGTTCCTTGGTAAGAAGGAGTAA
- a CDS encoding head GIN domain-containing protein: MKKFIVALLLVSGSIFAQETRNLGDFSTVKVFDQIHVLMVQSDENKILISGHDSKDVEVVNKNGEVKIRMKFSKLLQGDDISVTLYYKNVDQIEASEGAYVSSQDTFKSVAFELNVKEGAEVKLNLDVQKLKSKIKSGGIVTITGTADNHDVSISYGGILNSKDLTTKQTTIGIKAGGEADVYATDFVDAETTAGGDIDVFGSPKQVNQKNTAGGDINIM, from the coding sequence ATGAAAAAATTCATTGTAGCTTTACTACTTGTTTCAGGTAGCATTTTTGCTCAGGAAACAAGAAACCTTGGAGATTTTTCTACCGTAAAGGTGTTTGACCAGATTCATGTTTTAATGGTTCAGTCTGATGAAAATAAGATTCTTATTTCCGGACATGACTCTAAAGATGTGGAAGTTGTAAATAAAAATGGTGAGGTAAAAATCCGTATGAAGTTTTCCAAACTGCTTCAGGGCGATGATATTTCAGTTACTTTATATTACAAAAATGTAGATCAGATTGAAGCCAGCGAAGGTGCTTATGTTTCTTCTCAGGATACTTTTAAAAGCGTTGCTTTTGAACTTAATGTAAAAGAAGGGGCAGAGGTAAAGCTTAATCTTGATGTACAAAAGCTTAAAAGTAAAATTAAATCGGGCGGTATAGTTACTATTACCGGTACTGCTGATAACCATGATGTTAGTATTAGTTATGGTGGTATTTTAAATTCTAAGGATTTAACAACTAAACAAACTACAATAGGCATTAAAGCAGGAGGGGAGGCAGATGTTTATGCTACTGATTTTGTAGATGCCGAAACTACTGCCGGAGGTGATATAGATGTTTTTGGCAGTCCTAAACAGGTTAACCAAAAGAATACCGCAGGAGGTGATATCAATATCATGTAA
- a CDS encoding LysE family translocator has translation MLQDILSAVSLGFFLSIMPGAVFFVLLETSVVKGFRAALAFDLGAIFSDIIFILIAYFSSYKLLQNIKDEPALFTFGGLIMVTYGIISFIKINKSAKNEIIDDASRDIIKKNYFSLFAKGFLLNFINIGVLGFWLAIIITWGPQLDLDPTRIFIFFTAVICTYLLIDIGKIMLAKQLRSKLTMNNINKIKKGISIILIIFGIALLVQGWFPAERKIMDSAIDRLENNN, from the coding sequence ATGTTACAGGATATTTTAAGCGCCGTATCTTTAGGTTTTTTCTTGAGTATAATGCCCGGAGCAGTTTTTTTTGTATTACTGGAAACGAGTGTTGTTAAAGGTTTTAGAGCCGCATTAGCGTTTGATTTAGGAGCTATATTTTCCGATATTATATTTATTCTTATTGCTTATTTCAGTAGTTATAAATTGCTTCAGAATATTAAAGATGAGCCTGCCTTATTTACTTTTGGCGGGCTCATTATGGTTACATACGGTATTATTTCTTTTATAAAGATTAATAAATCGGCTAAAAATGAGATAATAGACGACGCCTCACGCGATATTATCAAAAAGAACTACTTCAGTCTGTTTGCTAAAGGTTTCCTTCTTAATTTCATTAATATTGGTGTATTAGGGTTTTGGCTTGCCATCATCATTACCTGGGGCCCTCAGCTTGATTTAGATCCTACAAGGATATTTATTTTCTTTACTGCGGTTATATGTACTTATTTACTTATTGATATAGGTAAAATAATGCTGGCTAAGCAGTTAAGAAGCAAACTAACCATGAATAACATAAACAAGATTAAAAAAGGGATAAGTATCATACTTATAATTTTTGGTATTGCACTGCTAGTACAGGGTTGGTTTCCGGCAGAAAGAAAGATAATGGATTCTGCTATAGACAGGCTGGAAAACAATAATTAA
- the folB gene encoding dihydroneopterin aldolase, with protein MGTIKLKNIRTFSYHGCLVEESKIGSDYRVDLEIKADLRKSMETDELDDTVDYVHLNKIVIEEMAIRSKLLEHVAKRIVKRIFDEIPAVSRIIVGVSKINPPIGGDVEAVTIELEEYRT; from the coding sequence ATGGGAACCATAAAACTTAAAAATATACGCACATTTTCTTACCACGGCTGTTTAGTTGAGGAAAGTAAGATAGGATCTGATTACAGGGTAGATCTTGAAATAAAGGCAGATCTTAGAAAATCTATGGAAACAGATGAACTGGATGATACTGTTGATTATGTGCATCTTAACAAGATAGTTATAGAGGAAATGGCTATACGTTCTAAACTGTTAGAACACGTTGCAAAAAGGATAGTAAAAAGGATTTTTGATGAAATTCCGGCTGTATCAAGAATAATTGTAGGTGTTTCTAAAATCAATCCTCCTATTGGCGGAGATGTGGAAGCTGTAACAATTGAGTTAGAAGAGTACAGAACCTAA
- a CDS encoding head GIN domain-containing protein yields MKTLFVCAAIAVFQFAGAQTTKNIKGFSNLAISGSMEITLVKSSDNKVVITEGNEDDIKIGTVEGNLAISNESDGVELTIYYNSTIEVIAIAGGAEVNVKDNIKTKNLNVSVADGSEVNLKADADNVSIAAASGSEIHLSGKAKNFEVHVASGAELNADKFKTENSSAVVASGAEVSIYATEMVNATVASGTELNVYGNPKKVNDNTAPDGELNIIR; encoded by the coding sequence ATGAAAACATTATTTGTATGTGCTGCAATAGCAGTATTTCAGTTTGCGGGAGCACAAACTACTAAAAACATAAAAGGTTTTTCTAATCTTGCTATTAGCGGAAGTATGGAAATCACACTTGTAAAATCTTCAGACAATAAAGTGGTTATTACAGAAGGTAATGAGGATGATATTAAAATAGGTACCGTAGAGGGTAACCTGGCTATCAGTAATGAATCTGACGGAGTAGAACTTACTATTTATTATAACAGTACTATTGAAGTTATTGCTATTGCCGGTGGGGCTGAAGTAAATGTAAAAGATAACATTAAAACCAAAAACCTGAATGTTAGTGTTGCCGATGGTTCAGAGGTTAACCTTAAGGCAGATGCTGATAATGTGAGTATTGCAGCAGCTTCAGGATCTGAAATTCATCTTAGTGGGAAGGCAAAAAACTTTGAGGTTCATGTAGCATCGGGTGCTGAACTTAATGCAGACAAGTTTAAAACAGAAAACAGTTCTGCAGTTGTAGCATCAGGAGCAGAGGTATCTATTTATGCTACAGAAATGGTTAACGCAACGGTTGCTTCAGGTACGGAATTAAATGTTTATGGTAATCCTAAAAAAGTAAATGATAATACAGCTCCTGATGGTGAGTTAAATATCATCAGATAA